From the genome of Culicoidibacter larvae, one region includes:
- a CDS encoding PucR family transcriptional regulator has product MYCRLLTFRFQNTFSRDELISLFENDEFSSRLIHSADTHLTILQKHSELSKFHNFDYQGLHGALEQDSHTNILLWIGRIFPETIDIDDMLMQHQMIFQDHNQEYSLKTFEQVLIPQLKDVSELPFYIDLSDELIDTAIAFISNNLNSSQAAQSLYLHRNTLNYRLDKIVSYSGIDIRTFEGALVFYLYYQN; this is encoded by the coding sequence ATGTACTGTCGCTTATTAACCTTTCGTTTTCAAAATACTTTTTCACGCGATGAACTCATCTCGCTCTTTGAAAACGACGAATTTTCCAGCCGTCTGATCCATAGCGCCGATACTCATCTGACCATCCTGCAAAAACACAGCGAACTTTCAAAGTTCCACAACTTTGATTACCAGGGCCTACACGGCGCCCTCGAACAAGACAGCCATACAAATATCCTGCTCTGGATTGGCAGAATTTTTCCTGAAACCATCGATATTGATGACATGCTGATGCAACATCAGATGATTTTCCAAGATCACAACCAAGAATACAGTCTAAAAACCTTTGAGCAAGTTTTAATTCCACAATTAAAAGATGTCAGCGAACTCCCATTTTATATCGACCTCAGCGATGAACTCATTGACACGGCCATTGCTTTTATCAGCAACAATCTAAATTCGAGTCAAGCCGCCCAGTCACTTTACCTGCATCGCAACACCCTCAACTATCGCCTCGACAAAATCGTGAGCTACAGCGGTATTGATATTCGCACCTTCGAAGGCGCTTTGGTCTTCTATCTTTATTATCAGAATTAA
- a CDS encoding DUF4234 domain-containing protein has protein sequence MGNLAMNKKSIAAVIILSIVTCGIYYFIWMASTTNQLKMYNEDYNGTSGGMVVLLSIITCGIYGMYWWYQIAKKVTLAQQKAGMPTNDNSILYLILAIFGFGIIGSAILQSDLNNLWDYASMNTANNNPYAQ, from the coding sequence ATGGGAAACTTAGCTATGAATAAGAAATCAATCGCAGCGGTAATCATCTTGTCGATTGTAACTTGTGGTATTTACTATTTTATTTGGATGGCAAGTACAACAAACCAATTAAAAATGTACAATGAAGATTATAATGGAACAAGTGGTGGAATGGTTGTTTTACTTTCAATCATTACTTGTGGTATTTACGGAATGTACTGGTGGTACCAAATCGCTAAAAAAGTCACACTTGCACAACAAAAAGCGGGTATGCCAACAAATGATAACTCAATCCTTTACTTGATCCTTGCGATCTTCGGATTCGGAATCATTGGTTCAGCAATCTTACAAAGCGATTTAAATAACTTATGGGATTACGCTTCAATGAATACAGCAAACAATAATCCTTACGCTCAATAA
- the rplN gene encoding 50S ribosomal protein L14, with protein sequence MIQQESRLKVADNSGARELLVIRCLGGSKRKFANIGDVVVCSVKQATPGGVVKKGDVVKAVIVRTVRGTQRKDGSYIRFDENAAVIIKDDKTLRGTRIFGPVARELRDKEFMRIVSLAPEVL encoded by the coding sequence ATGATTCAACAAGAATCACGCTTGAAAGTAGCGGATAATTCTGGTGCGAGAGAGTTACTAGTTATTCGTTGCTTAGGTGGATCAAAACGTAAATTTGCAAACATCGGCGATGTCGTTGTATGCTCAGTAAAACAAGCAACTCCTGGTGGAGTAGTAAAAAAAGGAGACGTTGTTAAAGCAGTTATCGTACGTACAGTACGTGGTACACAACGTAAAGACGGTTCATATATTCGATTCGATGAGAATGCGGCAGTTATCATTAAAGATGACAAAACGCTTCGTGGAACACGTATTTTCGGGCCAGTTGCTCGTGAACTACGTGATAAAGAATTTATGCGTATTGTCTCTTTAGCACCAGAAGTATTATAA
- a CDS encoding DUF979 domain-containing protein, whose translation MVLDFNWNIILEAFYALAGFLLIACGVMVFQDKENKTRFGGSAFWIITGLIFILGGFVGKVDADGVMGAGIPPQVVGLLVIVLGILSAFKQVNMSHFESISNALKEERAAKLGNKVFIPSIVLALSAMLIAQLLPNIMPDAQKGLGGQIAIGLSAVIGLVCVLLLTRSKLSNVVTDSSRLLQQMGPASILPQLLAALGALFTAAGVGNVIGDLLAGVVPGGNLLIGIIIYCIGMALFTIIMGNGFAAFAVITTGIGVPFVIMQGGNPAIVGALGLTAGYCGTLLTPMAANFNIVPANLLETKSQYTIIKYQAPVALAMLVVHIALMYGLCLVF comes from the coding sequence ATGGTATTGGATTTTAACTGGAATATTATTTTAGAAGCTTTCTATGCCCTCGCTGGCTTTTTGCTTATCGCCTGCGGGGTAATGGTTTTTCAAGATAAAGAAAACAAAACCCGTTTTGGTGGCTCGGCATTTTGGATTATTACCGGACTTATTTTTATTCTCGGTGGTTTTGTAGGCAAAGTTGACGCCGATGGCGTTATGGGTGCCGGCATTCCGCCGCAAGTAGTAGGGCTATTGGTAATTGTGCTGGGTATTCTCTCAGCGTTTAAACAAGTAAATATGAGTCACTTTGAATCAATCAGCAACGCTTTGAAAGAAGAACGGGCTGCCAAACTTGGTAACAAAGTGTTCATTCCATCAATTGTATTGGCACTTTCAGCAATGTTAATTGCTCAATTATTGCCAAATATTATGCCAGATGCTCAAAAAGGTCTCGGTGGACAAATCGCTATCGGTTTGTCAGCGGTTATCGGGTTAGTATGTGTATTGCTGTTAACCCGTTCAAAACTTTCAAATGTTGTTACTGACTCAAGTCGGCTATTACAACAAATGGGGCCGGCAAGCATCTTACCGCAGCTTTTAGCAGCATTAGGAGCATTGTTCACTGCTGCCGGAGTTGGTAATGTTATTGGTGATTTGCTTGCCGGGGTTGTACCAGGCGGCAACTTGCTTATTGGTATTATTATCTACTGTATCGGTATGGCGCTGTTTACCATTATTATGGGGAACGGTTTCGCAGCCTTTGCGGTTATCACTACCGGAATTGGCGTACCTTTTGTTATCATGCAAGGCGGTAACCCGGCTATTGTCGGAGCTCTCGGTTTAACTGCTGGATACTGCGGTACCCTGCTGACACCTATGGCAGCCAACTTCAATATTGTACCGGCAAACTTGCTTGAAACTAAATCACAGTATACAATTATAAAGTATCAAGCACCAGTTGCTTTAGCAATGTTGGTTGTCCATATTGCCTTGATGTATGGACTATGTTTAGTGTTTTAA
- the rplB gene encoding 50S ribosomal protein L2, translating to MAIKVYKPTTNGRRNMTTIDFKATLTTDKPEKTLLAPLSKKGGRNNQGKITVRHHGGGHKRQYRIIDFKRNKDGVPGKVATIEYDPNRSANIALIHYLDGEKRYIIAPEGLTVGTLIESGESADIKVGNALPLEKIPVGTVIHNIELYPGRGGQLVRSAGTSAQILGREGKYVLVRLRSGEVRYILGACRATVGEVGNGFHELVNVGKAGRSRWKGIKPTVRGSVMNPNDHPHGGGEGRTPIGRKSPVTPWGKPALGLKTRDKKKASSDLIVRRRKQK from the coding sequence ATGGCTATTAAGGTTTACAAACCAACAACGAATGGTCGTCGTAACATGACAACAATTGATTTCAAAGCAACATTAACGACTGACAAGCCAGAAAAAACGTTGTTAGCACCTTTAAGTAAAAAAGGTGGACGTAATAACCAAGGTAAAATTACCGTTCGTCATCACGGTGGAGGGCACAAACGCCAATACCGTATCATTGACTTCAAACGTAATAAAGATGGAGTGCCTGGTAAAGTGGCTACAATCGAATACGATCCAAACCGCTCTGCAAACATCGCACTTATCCATTATTTAGATGGTGAAAAACGTTACATCATCGCACCTGAGGGATTAACAGTGGGAACACTTATTGAATCAGGTGAAAGCGCAGATATCAAAGTTGGGAACGCTCTTCCGTTGGAAAAAATTCCTGTCGGAACTGTTATCCACAACATCGAATTGTACCCAGGACGCGGAGGACAACTTGTCCGTTCTGCTGGAACAAGCGCACAAATTCTTGGACGTGAAGGAAAATATGTTCTTGTACGTCTTCGTTCAGGAGAAGTTCGTTACATCTTAGGAGCTTGCCGTGCTACGGTTGGTGAAGTTGGAAACGGATTCCATGAACTTGTAAATGTTGGTAAAGCTGGTCGCAGCCGTTGGAAAGGTATCAAGCCTACTGTACGTGGTTCTGTAATGAACCCTAACGATCACCCTCACGGTGGTGGTGAAGGACGTACACCAATCGGACGTAAATCACCAGTTACTCCTTGGGGTAAACCAGCATTAGGTCTGAAAACTCGCGACAAAAAGAAAGCATCTTCGGATTTAATCGTACGTCGTCGTAAACAAAAATAA
- a CDS encoding L-serine ammonia-lyase, iron-sulfur-dependent, subunit alpha, which yields MFVYSIADIYKIGFGPSSSHTMGPQRAAELFRERFPESVRFAVVLYGSLALTGKGHLTDYIIAKTLGEDRVEFDWEVTVNMPRHSNAMRIRGFDANDELTGDWLVYSVGGGEIEIEGEVTREAAIYVYPHRTFADIAKWCCHQQISLVEYVDNFEPELGTYLTEVWQTMKQSIERGIHANGKLMGVLQVPRKAAMLYKKGTPSLRLSSYAYAVNEENASASSLVVTAPTCGASGTIPAVLRFAQEEAGYSDAAIIDALKVAGLIGNLVKTNASISGAEAGCQAEVGTATSMAAAALAQLRGFSIDIIEAAAEIAMEHQLGLTCDPVYGYVQIPCIQRNAVAAHLAQTSCELAEQLCETELVSFDTVVQVMYETGKDLPYAYRETAQGGLAKHFNNYD from the coding sequence ATGTTTGTGTACAGTATTGCTGATATATATAAGATAGGATTCGGGCCATCGTCGTCTCATACGATGGGGCCGCAAAGGGCAGCCGAGTTGTTTAGGGAACGCTTCCCCGAAAGCGTTCGTTTTGCGGTAGTTCTGTATGGTTCACTGGCATTGACCGGTAAGGGGCATTTGACGGATTATATTATTGCCAAGACTTTGGGTGAGGATCGGGTGGAGTTCGATTGGGAAGTTACGGTGAATATGCCGAGGCATTCTAATGCGATGCGGATTCGTGGTTTTGATGCTAATGATGAGTTGACCGGCGATTGGTTAGTTTATAGTGTTGGCGGCGGTGAGATTGAGATTGAAGGTGAAGTGACCCGGGAGGCAGCGATATATGTGTATCCGCACCGGACTTTTGCCGATATTGCTAAGTGGTGTTGCCATCAGCAGATTAGTTTGGTTGAATATGTTGATAACTTTGAGCCGGAGCTTGGCACATACTTGACAGAGGTTTGGCAGACGATGAAGCAGTCTATTGAACGTGGAATTCATGCTAATGGTAAATTGATGGGTGTGTTGCAGGTGCCGCGTAAGGCAGCGATGCTTTATAAGAAGGGTACGCCGAGTTTGCGTTTGTCAAGTTATGCGTACGCGGTAAATGAGGAAAATGCTTCGGCTTCCAGTTTAGTTGTGACCGCACCGACATGTGGTGCCAGCGGGACAATACCGGCAGTGTTGCGCTTTGCTCAGGAAGAAGCGGGATACAGCGATGCGGCAATTATTGATGCTTTAAAGGTAGCCGGACTGATTGGCAATTTGGTTAAAACCAATGCTTCGATAAGCGGTGCCGAGGCCGGGTGTCAGGCTGAGGTTGGTACGGCGACGTCGATGGCGGCGGCGGCTTTGGCGCAATTGCGTGGCTTTTCGATAGATATTATTGAAGCCGCGGCGGAGATTGCTATGGAGCATCAACTTGGTTTGACTTGTGACCCGGTTTACGGTTATGTACAAATTCCTTGCATTCAGCGGAATGCGGTAGCTGCTCATTTGGCGCAGACATCATGTGAGCTGGCAGAGCAGTTGTGTGAGACTGAATTGGTTAGCTTTGATACGGTTGTTCAGGTAATGTATGAAACCGGTAAAGACTTGCCATATGCTTATCGGGAAACGGCGCAAGGCGGACTGGCTAAGCATTTTAATAATTATGACTAA
- the pcp gene encoding pyroglutamyl-peptidase I, translated as MTKVLITGFDPFGGEAINPAFEAVKKIPETIAGATIVKVEVPTVFGAAIDTVVAAMTEHNPDIVICVGQAGGRFEMTPERVAINVDDARIADNKGNQPLNVPVYADGAAAYFSNLPVKAMVEAMKAAGVPAALSNTAGTFVCNHIMYGVLYHINTNPAFAHMKGGFIHVPFLPEQVLTKPNTPSLSLEQMATALTAAVEAAVENTEDINVVAGQTH; from the coding sequence ATGACTAAAGTATTAATTACCGGCTTTGACCCATTCGGCGGCGAAGCCATCAATCCTGCTTTTGAAGCAGTGAAAAAAATCCCTGAAACAATTGCCGGAGCGACAATTGTCAAAGTTGAAGTACCGACTGTTTTCGGTGCCGCAATCGACACTGTCGTTGCGGCGATGACCGAACACAACCCTGACATCGTCATTTGTGTCGGTCAAGCCGGTGGTCGCTTTGAAATGACGCCGGAACGCGTCGCCATCAATGTTGATGACGCCCGCATCGCTGACAACAAAGGCAATCAACCGCTCAACGTACCGGTTTATGCTGACGGCGCCGCTGCATACTTCAGCAACTTGCCGGTAAAAGCAATGGTAGAAGCGATGAAAGCAGCTGGCGTACCAGCCGCTTTATCAAACACTGCCGGAACCTTTGTTTGCAACCACATCATGTATGGTGTTTTGTATCACATCAACACCAATCCGGCTTTTGCTCACATGAAGGGTGGCTTCATCCATGTTCCGTTCCTGCCGGAACAAGTACTTACTAAACCAAATACACCATCGTTATCACTAGAACAAATGGCAACAGCATTAACTGCCGCAGTGGAAGCTGCAGTTGAAAATACTGAAGATATTAATGTGGTAGCGGGACAAACTCATTAA
- the rpsJ gene encoding 30S ribosomal protein S10, whose protein sequence is MANKIRIRLKAYDHKLIDQSAIKIVEAAKVSGAEVSGPIPLPTEKSVYTILRAVHKYKDSREQFEMRTHKRLIELKSWTQNTISALENLQLPAGVEIDIKL, encoded by the coding sequence ATGGCAAACAAAATTCGCATTCGCTTAAAAGCTTACGATCATAAGTTAATTGATCAATCAGCGATCAAAATCGTTGAAGCTGCGAAAGTTAGTGGTGCAGAAGTATCTGGACCAATCCCACTTCCAACTGAGAAATCAGTGTACACAATCTTACGTGCGGTACACAAATACAAAGATTCTCGTGAACAATTTGAGATGCGTACACATAAACGTTTAATCGAATTGAAAAGTTGGACACAAAATACAATTTCAGCGTTGGAGAACTTACAGTTACCAGCAGGTGTTGAAATTGACATTAAATTGTAG
- a CDS encoding DUF2752 domain-containing protein, translated as MLVVGTALVLFAFIIMGNDQLCIIHNITGLPCPGCGMTRAYLALLHGDLAGAFYYHPLFWMVPFGAVVLIFHKYNSWLQKIYLSERFWIVITVIVLVVYVVRMILLFPHSEPMDFNQDAFFPTIWRMIFGS; from the coding sequence GTGCTCGTCGTTGGGACGGCACTAGTCCTTTTCGCTTTTATAATCATGGGCAATGATCAATTGTGCATCATCCATAACATCACCGGCCTGCCATGCCCCGGCTGCGGTATGACCCGCGCCTACCTGGCGCTGCTCCATGGTGATCTCGCTGGTGCCTTTTACTACCATCCGCTTTTTTGGATGGTTCCTTTTGGTGCTGTTGTACTTATTTTTCATAAGTATAACAGCTGGCTGCAAAAAATATATTTAAGCGAGCGATTCTGGATTGTCATCACGGTTATTGTTTTGGTAGTTTATGTAGTAAGAATGATTTTACTCTTCCCGCATAGCGAGCCGATGGATTTTAATCAGGATGCTTTCTTCCCAACAATATGGCGAATGATTTTTGGGTCATAG
- the rplP gene encoding 50S ribosomal protein L16: MLMPKRTKYRRPHRIKYEGKAKGGTEIAFGEYGLQALNGAWITNRQIEAARIAMTRHMKRGGKVWIKIFPDMAKTAKPLEVRMGSGKGAPDGWVAVVKSGKIMFEVAGVPEDVAREALRLAMHKLPVKCKIVKRENGGDVNEN, encoded by the coding sequence ATGTTAATGCCAAAACGTACGAAATATCGTCGCCCTCATCGTATTAAATATGAAGGGAAAGCAAAAGGTGGAACAGAAATCGCATTTGGTGAATATGGATTACAAGCCTTAAATGGTGCTTGGATCACAAACCGTCAAATCGAAGCTGCCCGTATTGCTATGACACGCCATATGAAACGTGGTGGGAAAGTATGGATTAAAATTTTCCCAGACATGGCAAAAACTGCAAAACCCCTAGAAGTCCGCATGGGATCTGGTAAAGGTGCTCCTGATGGATGGGTAGCAGTTGTAAAATCTGGAAAAATTATGTTTGAGGTTGCAGGAGTTCCTGAAGATGTAGCACGTGAAGCGCTTCGTCTGGCAATGCACAAACTACCAGTAAAATGTAAAATTGTAAAACGTGAAAATGGTGGTGATGTAAATGAAAACTAA
- the rpsS gene encoding 30S ribosomal protein S19 — protein MARSLKKGPFCDDYLMKKVEKLEADNKKEVIQTWSRRSTIFPQFIGHTFAVHNGREHIPVYVTEDMVGHKLGEFAPTRTYKGHADDKKTKKK, from the coding sequence ATGGCTAGAAGTCTGAAAAAAGGACCATTCTGTGATGATTACTTAATGAAAAAAGTTGAAAAGCTTGAAGCTGACAACAAGAAAGAAGTAATTCAAACTTGGTCACGCCGTTCAACGATCTTTCCTCAGTTTATTGGACATACATTTGCAGTCCATAATGGTCGCGAACATATTCCAGTATATGTAACTGAAGATATGGTAGGACATAAATTAGGAGAATTTGCTCCGACACGCACTTACAAAGGGCATGCGGATGACAAAAAAACTAAAAAGAAATAA
- the rpsQ gene encoding 30S ribosomal protein S17, protein MERNNRKVLVGKVVSDKMDKTITVLVETYVKHPLYGKRVKYSKKYKAHDENQTAAIGDVVKIMATRPLSATKRYRLVEVVEKAIQV, encoded by the coding sequence ATGGAGCGTAATAACCGTAAGGTTTTAGTTGGAAAAGTAGTTTCAGACAAGATGGATAAAACAATTACTGTTCTTGTTGAAACATATGTCAAACATCCTCTTTATGGGAAACGTGTAAAATATTCTAAAAAATATAAAGCACATGATGAAAATCAAACAGCAGCTATTGGTGATGTTGTTAAAATTATGGCAACTCGCCCACTATCAGCTACAAAACGTTATCGTTTAGTAGAAGTGGTTGAGAAAGCAATCCAAGTCTAA
- the rplV gene encoding 50S ribosomal protein L22, translating to MQEAKAEARMVRVTARKARLVVDLIRGKNVGEAFSVLYHTNKAASPIVEKVLKSAVANAEHNYNMNIDDLYVKAVYVNEGPTLKRYRPRAKGQASSIFKRTSHITVVVAEKE from the coding sequence ATGCAAGAGGCAAAAGCAGAAGCTCGCATGGTACGTGTTACCGCACGTAAGGCTCGCCTTGTTGTAGATTTAATTCGTGGTAAAAATGTTGGAGAAGCATTCTCAGTTTTATACCATACGAATAAAGCAGCAAGCCCAATTGTTGAAAAAGTTTTAAAGTCAGCAGTTGCAAATGCAGAACACAACTATAATATGAATATTGATGACTTGTATGTGAAGGCAGTATATGTCAATGAGGGACCAACGTTAAAACGTTACCGTCCACGTGCTAAAGGACAAGCATCAAGTATTTTCAAAAGAACTAGTCATATCACAGTAGTGGTAGCTGAAAAAGAATAA
- the rplX gene encoding 50S ribosomal protein L24, translating to MHVKKGDKVQVIAGKDKGRQGLILQVLPKQNKVVVEGINVVKKHQKASQQNEVGGIVEIEAPIHASNVQPLCPKTKKPTRVGYEVRNGKKVRIAKVSGEVLDK from the coding sequence ATGCATGTTAAAAAAGGTGATAAAGTTCAAGTTATCGCTGGTAAAGATAAAGGACGTCAAGGTTTAATCCTTCAAGTCTTACCAAAACAAAACAAAGTAGTTGTTGAGGGAATTAATGTTGTAAAAAAACATCAAAAAGCCAGTCAACAAAATGAAGTTGGTGGAATTGTAGAAATTGAAGCGCCAATTCATGCTTCTAACGTACAGCCACTTTGCCCTAAAACGAAAAAACCGACACGCGTTGGTTATGAAGTTCGTAACGGGAAAAAAGTACGTATCGCTAAAGTATCAGGTGAAGTACTAGATAAATAA
- the rpmC gene encoding 50S ribosomal protein L29, producing MKTNEIRNLSNAEITAKVKELKEELFNLRFQLATGQLENTARIKEVRKTIARLLTVLRQNELSETK from the coding sequence ATGAAAACTAATGAGATTCGTAACCTTAGTAATGCTGAAATTACAGCAAAAGTAAAAGAATTAAAAGAAGAGTTATTCAATCTACGTTTTCAGTTAGCAACGGGACAGCTTGAAAATACAGCCCGTATTAAAGAAGTGCGTAAAACTATAGCACGCCTTTTAACCGTTTTACGTCAAAACGAATTGAGTGAAACGAAATAA
- a CDS encoding gamma-glutamylcyclotransferase family protein, translating to MENAIFVYGSLMTGFWNYDKSLNGHVKQVIPAKVRGSLYHLAHKGYPALISGDDWVYGEYMEVNNLEDLKPILNKIESYYGPNDPRNEYNHILMPIYNLENEVIGQAPVYHYNADLDVEFLNKRIYIPHGSWRQFMEEK from the coding sequence ATGGAAAATGCAATTTTTGTTTATGGCAGTTTAATGACTGGCTTTTGGAATTATGACAAAAGTCTGAACGGTCATGTGAAACAAGTTATTCCCGCCAAAGTGCGCGGCAGTTTATACCACCTTGCTCACAAAGGGTACCCGGCTTTAATTAGCGGTGATGATTGGGTTTATGGTGAGTATATGGAAGTCAATAATCTTGAAGACCTCAAGCCGATACTCAATAAAATCGAAAGTTACTACGGACCAAATGATCCGCGTAATGAGTACAATCATATTTTGATGCCGATCTATAATCTTGAAAATGAGGTTATTGGTCAAGCACCGGTGTATCACTACAACGCTGACTTAGATGTTGAGTTCTTAAATAAACGAATTTATATCCCCCATGGCTCTTGGCGCCAATTTATGGAGGAAAAATAG
- the rpsC gene encoding 30S ribosomal protein S3, protein MGQKVSPIGLRVGIIRDWESRWYADKDYATFLHEDIKIRDFIFNKLKRADVSQIEIERKDGNRVNITIHTAKPGFVIGKGGADIERLRAEVKKLVNREVFIDIVEIKNPDLVARLVARRIADQLERRVSFRIAQKRAIQSTMRAGAKGIKTAVSGRLGGADMARTEGYSEGNVPLQTLRADIDYSHEEADTTYGKMGVKVWIYKGEILPTKKNNK, encoded by the coding sequence ATGGGTCAAAAAGTAAGTCCGATAGGATTACGTGTTGGAATTATCCGCGACTGGGAATCACGTTGGTACGCAGACAAAGATTATGCAACATTCTTACACGAAGATATTAAAATTCGCGATTTTATTTTCAATAAATTAAAACGCGCTGATGTAAGTCAAATTGAAATTGAACGTAAAGACGGTAATCGAGTGAATATTACAATTCATACAGCGAAACCAGGATTCGTCATTGGTAAAGGTGGAGCTGATATCGAGCGTTTACGTGCTGAAGTTAAAAAGCTTGTAAACCGTGAAGTCTTCATCGATATTGTAGAAATTAAAAATCCTGATTTGGTTGCACGTCTTGTGGCACGCCGCATAGCTGACCAGTTAGAACGTCGTGTATCATTCCGTATCGCCCAAAAACGCGCAATTCAATCGACTATGCGCGCCGGTGCAAAAGGAATTAAAACAGCTGTAAGTGGTCGTTTAGGTGGAGCTGACATGGCTCGTACTGAAGGATACAGTGAAGGTAACGTACCTTTACAAACTTTACGTGCTGATATTGATTACTCTCATGAAGAAGCAGATACAACTTACGGAAAAATGGGAGTTAAAGTTTGGATCTATAAAGGAGAAATCCTTCCAACTAAAAAAAATAATAAATAA
- the rplD gene encoding 50S ribosomal protein L4 codes for MPKLTVYKQDGSKGKDITISDAVFGIEPHQQAMFDAIIMQRASLRQGTHKAKNRSEVRGGGRKPWRQKGTGRARQGSIRSPQWRGGGIVFGPTPRSYGFRINKKVYRLALRSMLSTKVLENKLVVVDSLSLDTPKTKAIIEMFSKFSANKPLIVANDVNENVALSVRNIENASLLSGHSTSVLDLANYDTIIMTVDTVKYFEEVLA; via the coding sequence ATGCCTAAGTTAACTGTGTATAAACAGGATGGTTCAAAAGGGAAAGACATTACTATTAGTGATGCAGTATTCGGAATTGAGCCTCATCAACAAGCGATGTTTGATGCAATTATTATGCAACGAGCATCATTAAGACAAGGTACACACAAAGCAAAAAATCGTTCGGAAGTTCGTGGTGGTGGTCGTAAACCATGGCGCCAAAAAGGAACAGGACGTGCTCGTCAAGGATCTATTCGTTCACCGCAATGGCGTGGTGGTGGAATCGTATTCGGACCGACACCTCGTTCATACGGATTCCGTATCAATAAAAAAGTGTACCGATTAGCATTACGTTCAATGCTTTCAACGAAAGTACTTGAAAATAAATTGGTAGTCGTTGATTCTTTATCATTAGATACACCAAAAACAAAAGCAATTATTGAAATGTTTAGTAAGTTTTCAGCTAACAAACCATTAATCGTTGCTAATGATGTAAACGAAAATGTTGCTTTATCAGTACGTAACATTGAAAATGCAAGTTTATTAAGCGGACATTCTACGAGTGTTCTGGACTTAGCAAACTACGATACAATCATTATGACAGTAGACACTGTAAAATACTTTGAGGAGGTGCTTGCATAA
- the rplW gene encoding 50S ribosomal protein L23 — MKSYADIIKRPIITEKTAYMNQLGKYVFEVAYGTNKVAVRQAVEALFPGVKVASVNIMNVKPKTKRVGRYTGKTNRSRKAIITLAADSKGIELF, encoded by the coding sequence ATGAAGAGCTACGCAGACATTATTAAGCGCCCAATCATTACTGAGAAAACCGCGTATATGAATCAACTCGGAAAATATGTATTCGAAGTTGCTTACGGAACTAACAAAGTTGCCGTGCGTCAAGCAGTCGAAGCATTATTCCCAGGAGTAAAAGTTGCTTCAGTTAACATTATGAATGTTAAACCGAAGACTAAACGCGTTGGACGCTATACAGGGAAAACAAATCGAAGCCGTAAAGCTATTATCACATTAGCTGCTGATAGCAAAGGTATCGAATTATTCTAA